A window from Armatimonadia bacterium encodes these proteins:
- a CDS encoding Gfo/Idh/MocA family oxidoreductase — protein MSRTYGYGIVGCGVISPVHLEAISRVPRAKLVATCDLIEERAKGAAEKWGAEAYYTDFNDLLARADIDVVHITTPSSHHHVVSIAASKAGKHSFVTKPIDVTLENIDAMIAAAQENGVKLAAVHQFRAYASYSALKKAVEEGRLGTVYYGNAFVPWWRAQEYYTDHWQGTWQWDGGGALMNQSVHWVDLLLWIMGEVESLGGYAGTLAHDMETEDIGSVAIQFRNGAHGVLQGTTLTHKGMKTRLEVHGSKGNVVIEGDKITHWDVEGEESLAQASTEGATSSADPRAGLGDGIGAHQVQIEAFIDWLEGTGAALVPGPEARRAVEFNLAVYESQRTGAKISFPLGKVQGRF, from the coding sequence ATGTCGCGCACTTACGGATACGGCATTGTCGGCTGCGGGGTCATCAGCCCCGTTCACCTGGAGGCTATCTCACGGGTGCCGCGGGCGAAGCTGGTTGCGACCTGTGACCTCATCGAGGAGCGGGCGAAGGGGGCTGCGGAGAAGTGGGGCGCCGAGGCCTACTATACGGACTTCAACGACCTGCTGGCGCGTGCGGACATCGACGTCGTCCACATCACGACGCCCAGCAGCCATCACCATGTAGTGAGCATCGCGGCCTCAAAGGCGGGCAAGCACAGCTTCGTGACTAAGCCGATCGACGTGACGCTCGAGAACATCGACGCCATGATCGCGGCGGCGCAGGAGAACGGAGTGAAGCTGGCTGCGGTGCACCAGTTCCGTGCCTATGCCAGCTACAGCGCCCTGAAGAAGGCGGTAGAGGAGGGGCGACTGGGGACCGTCTACTACGGCAATGCCTTCGTCCCCTGGTGGCGGGCGCAGGAGTACTATACGGACCATTGGCAGGGCACCTGGCAGTGGGATGGCGGCGGTGCCCTGATGAACCAGTCGGTGCATTGGGTCGACCTTCTCCTGTGGATCATGGGCGAGGTGGAGAGCCTGGGCGGCTATGCGGGGACCCTGGCGCACGACATGGAGACCGAGGACATCGGTTCGGTCGCCATCCAGTTCAGAAATGGTGCGCACGGGGTGCTGCAGGGCACGACCCTGACTCACAAGGGCATGAAGACGAGGCTGGAGGTCCACGGCTCCAAGGGCAACGTGGTGATCGAGGGCGACAAAATCACCCACTGGGACGTGGAAGGCGAGGAGAGCCTGGCGCAGGCGTCCACAGAAGGTGCTACCTCCTCCGCCGATCCGAGGGCCGGATTGGGTGACGGAATCGGTGCCCACCAGGTGCAGATCGAGGCCTTCATCGACTGGCTCGAAGGTACCGGCGCGGCACTTGTTCCCGGCCCTGAGGCGCGACGCGCAGTCGAGTTCAACCTGGCGGTGTACGAATCGCAGCGAACCGGCGCGAAGATCAGCTTCCCGCTGGGCAAGGTCCAGGGGCGTTTCTGA
- a CDS encoding DMT family transporter: MSTTAHAYLLAALAAVCWGVVVIPLKLSRISGRLGIGISLTTGTLVMILLSGREMTQVFSFRPALWALYAVTGGLQFTLGCMLYYEAVRIGNISVAVPITRVKAIPILFLSIALGLATFKWSLLGACILVVLGGILVGLEPNHPNRGEEERQTHRLCILLSMISCACWSVGETLIGTLPKEIGAVATNGLLLAAGWLLYAVYATTSGTWREFRTVPLRDALCYVIHGLVSFSGAYVLFVASVKLVGPPRATCITATYPLISAVVGWLVFKEKLWWNVILGALLLVGGVILLQFA; encoded by the coding sequence ATGAGCACGACTGCTCACGCCTATCTGCTCGCCGCCCTGGCCGCTGTGTGCTGGGGCGTCGTCGTGATTCCGCTCAAGCTGTCACGCATCTCCGGTCGCCTCGGCATTGGGATCTCGCTGACCACTGGGACGCTGGTGATGATCCTGCTGTCGGGGCGCGAGATGACACAGGTCTTCTCGTTTCGGCCTGCGCTCTGGGCGCTCTATGCGGTGACCGGGGGCCTGCAGTTCACTCTCGGGTGCATGCTCTACTACGAGGCCGTCCGGATCGGCAACATCAGTGTGGCGGTGCCGATTACCCGGGTCAAGGCGATTCCCATCCTGTTCCTCAGCATCGCCCTGGGGCTGGCGACCTTCAAGTGGTCGCTGCTCGGGGCCTGTATCCTGGTGGTGCTGGGCGGCATTCTGGTCGGCCTGGAGCCCAACCATCCGAACCGCGGGGAAGAGGAGCGACAGACACACCGGCTGTGCATCCTCCTCTCGATGATCTCCTGCGCCTGCTGGTCGGTTGGCGAGACGCTGATCGGGACGCTGCCCAAGGAGATTGGGGCTGTGGCCACCAACGGTCTGCTGCTGGCAGCGGGTTGGTTGCTCTACGCGGTGTATGCGACGACCTCAGGGACCTGGCGGGAATTCCGCACGGTGCCCCTGCGCGATGCCCTGTGCTATGTGATTCACGGTCTGGTTAGCTTCTCGGGGGCCTACGTGCTGTTCGTGGCTTCGGTGAAGCTCGTCGGACCACCGCGTGCGACTTGTATCACCGCCACCTATCCGCTGATCTCGGCTGTGGTGGGGTGGTTGGTGTTCAAGGAGAAACTCTGGTGGAACGTAATCCTCGGCGCCCTGCTCCTTGTGGGCGGCGTGATCCTGTTGCAGTTTGCCTGA